The sequence CCGATGGTCTTTATATGGTTGAAACGAAAAAAGAAGCAGACGTTGATACTGACGATGTGCAGGAAAAGAAAAATGCGGCACTCGTGTATTGTAAACATGCAACAGACTTTACAACTGCAAACGGCGGTAAACCGTGGCACTATCTTCTTATCCCACACGATGTTGTTAAACCAAATATGACTTTTGCAAGATTCGCAACTGAGTTCAAACAATAAGGAACCCTAATGCCAGATAAAAAGCTAATCCGCAACAGCACAGCAGAATTTTTGATATTCACCGGACAATCAGGCGAACAGAGCATTGAAGCCAGATATGAGGATGAAACAATATGGCTGTCGCAGAAGTTGATGGGACAGCTTTTTGATGTGGGGATCAACACCATAAACTATCATCTCAAAGAGATTTTTGAGAGTGGAGAAATCAGCCCTGAAGCAACTGTTCGAAAATTTCGAATAGTTCAAACAGAAGGCAGCAGAAACGTTGCCAGACAAGTTGAATTTTATAACCTTGATGCAATAATCTCTGTCGGCTACAGGGTAAATTCTGTTCGGGCTACGCAGTTCCGCCAATGGGCAACGGGCGTGCTGAAAGAATTTGCCATAAAGGGCTATGTCCTTGATAAAAGACGACTGGAAAACGGCAGCTTTCTGGGGGAAGATTACTTTGAGCGTTTGCTTGAGGAAATCAGGGAAATACGCCTTAGTGAGAGACGTTTTTATCAGAAAATAACCGATATTTACGCAACCAGCGTTGATTACAACAAAGACGCACCCACCACCAAAACCTTTTTCGCAAAGGTGCAGAACAAGCTTCATTACGCAGTGCACGGCAGCACGGCGGCGGAGCTAATCATGAACAGGGCAGACAGTACCAAAGAACACATGGGGCTGACTACTTGGGAAAAAGCACCGGACGGAAAAATAATCAAATCTGATGTATCGACAGCAAAAAACTATCTCACCAAAGATGAACTTCAGTCGCTGGGCAGAATCGTGAACGCTTATCTTGACTTGGCAGAGGAAAGAGCGAGGCGCAAAATTCCCATGACAATGGAAGACTGGTCAAAGCGGATAGATATGTTTTTGGAGTTTGACGACCGTGCAGTCTTGCAGGATTCCGGAAAGATAACCGCTCAGATTGCCAAAGAACACGCCGAAAGTGAATTTGAAAAATACCGCATTATTCAGGATCGCTTATTCGAGAGCGATTTTGACAGGATGCTCAAAAGGATAGAAAACAAGGAGGAGTGATGAGCGTACCATCATATGACAAAATAATGTATCCGCTGTTAAAACTTATTGAAGACAGGCAGGAACATACCGTCAAAGAACTCCTGCCGGAACTTTCTGCATATTTTTCTCTGTCTGAAGCGGATTTATCTATTATGCTGCCAAGTAACAAAAAACCGCTTTTTTATGACAGAGCGCAATGGGCAAAGACATATCTCTCAAAAGCCAAGCTGATTGACGTTACCAGAAGAGGATATTTCCGGATAACTGACAGAGGCATAAAAACCCTTAAAGAACAGAAAGGATATATCAGCAAAGAGTATCTGATGAAATTTTCTGAGTTTGCCGAATTTGTTTCGCCTTCAAAAAAGAATGATGTTCAGGAGATTGCAGAAGATGACACATCTTTCACGCCTTCGGAGCAGTTCCAGAGCGCATATAAGGATTTGAAAAACACACTCATTTCCGACATTCAGGAGCAGATTTCAAAATGTACTCCATCATTCTTTGAGCAGCTCGTTGTTGATGTCCTATTGGGGCTTGGCTACGGCGGCTCTGTGGAAGATGCCGGACGTGCAATAGGACGCTCCGGTGATGAAGGCATAGACGGAATTATCAAGGAAGACGTTCTTGGTTTGGACGAAATCTATATTCAGGCAAAAAAATGGGAAGGTAAGGTGGGGAGACCTGAAATCCAGAAGTTTGCCGGAGCATTACTTGGCAAAAAAGCGCACAAGGGAGTGTTTATAACTACTTCAGAGTTCAGTGCAGAGGCTGTCAGATATGCCGAAAACCTTGAAAGAAAAGTCGTCCTTATTGACGGGCGCAAGCTGGCGGAGTTGATGGTAAAGCATAATATAGGCGTATCAGTGAAGGATACATATGAAATAAAAGAAATCGATACGGATTACTTTAATGAAAATATGTTGTGATACTGTTTTGAATAGAACTGTATTCTTAGAGGCTTAGGGCATTTTTGCCCTAAACCATATAATTCTAGAATTTCTCTATTTCAGCGACACCTTTTCCTCCCCGTGCTTTTAAATTCAGTTCGCTAAGAATTTCCCTGCATTCCAGAAAGATGTTATCCAGAGACAAATCCGGCCGCATGAGGAAACTGGGCTGAACTTCCATGTATGATTTGGGCTTCAGGGTTGTTACGCTGCCGGAAAAGTTTGGAAAGCGGACAAAGCATTTTAAATCGGGCAGCTGCATTATTTCTGAGGAAATCATCAGCGGCTCTTTGACTCTCTGTTTGTTCAGGGAGAGGGCGTTCCTTTCATCGGCAGATCCAACCGTAAAGCCGGAATAAGGAGTTTTATATTCCCTGTCGCCTATTTTCCGGCTGAGGAAATCCGCCGTGTCAGGGTCATTTACTCCGAAAATGACATTTGTGCCGCAAGCATTGATTATGCTGCTCCTCAACTCTTTGCCGTAAATATTGTCTATCTGACCAATATCCTGAATGCCGAGAAACACCGCACCGCCTTTACTTCGCGAGAGATTCAGCAGTTCAATAATCTTCTGCATTTTCTGGAGCGTGCCGAATTCATCAATCATCAGGAAAAGCCTGTTGGCTGTGTTCTCCGGCTGTGCCAGCAGGTTTCTGGCGATAGTGTCTATAAACACAGTCAGAATAGGGCGCAGTGTCTCCTTCAGCTCTGCATAGTTGGATATGAAGAGTATCCCCGAACCGTTTTTAATCCAGTCACCGATGCTGAAACCTTTCTCGCTGTCCTGCATATACTCAAAGATCTTTGAATACAGGTGCAGGGTTGACATAACAGAGCCTGTCTGCTTGTTTGCCGGATCAGCGATGTGTATTGCTCCGGCAGTGCCGCCCTTGGTATTTTTGAGAATTTCAGAAAGTTCTTCGGGAGCTTTGCTGATGACCTCCCAAAGAGCGGCATAGCTTTTCCTTTTTGTGCTGTAAAGATAGCTGAATGCCCCGTTAAGAACATCTTTGGCGGCAAGATTGAAGAAAGGCTGCGAAGTGTGTGGAAGCTCAGGTATCAGGGATGATGTCATGGATGTTATATCCATCGGGGTGTGCATATCAGCAAAAATGTTCCAGCTGACAGAGCGGCTGTCCAGAGGATTGAACAGCAAATCTTTTTCCGGATCATAAAATCTGCTGACATAATCACCTTTGAAGTCGTAGATGACTGCCTTATCGCCTCTGGCTCTTATCTGTTCAATTAGTGCGCTGGTCAGAACAGTTTTGCCAGTACCGGGGCGGCCGACTATGAAGCAATGCTTGTTTTCGGCGGAAACAGGCATATTGATTTCACCGATTTTCAAATAGCATTTTTCTTTCTTTGTCAGCTTATTAAGCTGTTTCGGAGTGAGTATTTCAGTTCCTCGCCTGAAATCCTCAGCGGAATGCTCATTCGCTTTCTTTTTAAAGAACCATATTGCCGGAAAATAGCCCAGATAAACCAGCAAAGATTTGACAGCAAACGTCTTCAGCATGTTTATATGCTCTATGCCGATTTCATAGAATATTTCGTAATATCTCGCTGCGGTCACTTTGAATATTTCACCCTCATGGACAAGGTTAAACGGGTATTTGGGAAGAAAGTGTGCCCAAAATGCTGATGCCGTCCATTTCGCTAAAATTTTAATTTCTTCCGTATGATATTTCAGCAGAATGTATGCGCCTATAAATCCCAGATAAACAGCCGTCAGGGCTAAAAGTATGAATAGTCTCATTCTCAGTGACATTTTCAGGTTATATTTCCAAGACTCAAAGCCTGTGTATGCTTTACCATTTGACATAACTATCTCCTAATTCTCAAAAATTGATTTGATTTCTTTTGCAGTATGAGGATTTGAACCTGCAAGAAGATATAGAGCCTTTTTCAGCTTATTCATATCTTCCCACTCATTGCGCCCATGCCTGTTCAGCAGAATTGACAAGCCTTTATTGATATTCACCATTTCATCAGTAAGTCTTCTGACGGCGTCATTATCGCCGTTTCCCGCTCCAAGCTCAGACTCGATCTTCTTCATAAATTCAATCAGTCTGGCTTCAAATGCTTTCTGTTTTCCGATGCTTCGGATCAGCTCTCTCATGGCTTCGCTGACGGTCATATTTCTTGAATCAGCAAAGTCTTTCAGAACAGCAAAATCCTGAAAGGAAATTCTGAAAGTGACATTTTTCATCGTATGTCCTCCGTATTGTTTTTGTTGTGCGTTATTAGTGCATTGTCTGGCCAGACTTTCAGCTTATTAAGTGCACCTTCTGCAATGCATTCCGCATGGCAGAACTCTTTATATAAATCTTTAATGTATTAGCATTTACCCTAACTCCTCAAAGCAACATGGTTGCGTGGAGTATCCCCCCTTATCCGAGTCAGATTTCCATCTGAGCGGTGTTTTCATGTGCTTGCGATTTGTCGTTATCCAGCATTTTGTGGAGTGAGTGTTCGTTCTCATGAAGTTCCGCACGTTCGGCGAGCTTATCAGCATTGTCGGTGTATATGCGGATGTCGTCTTTGGCTCTGGTCATGGCAACGTAGAAGCCTTCGGTATTGATCATCCTGTCGTTGCCCTCTGTGACGTACTGAACCGTATCGCAGGTCTGCCCCTGCGCCTTATGGACAGTCAGGGCATATCCGTGATCCAGATAGTTGTATGTTTCCGGTTTGAAGCTGATGCTTTCGCCGCTGTCCTTCGTGACGGTGAGTATGCCGTTTTCAAAGCTGTCAATGCTGCCTGTCTGACCGTTTTTTACGCCTAGAAGATGGTCATTCTTTTCAAAGACTATTCTGTCTCCGGCGGCAAACTCCTTTGTCTGCTCGCTGAAGGCGGAAATGCTCTGTCCATGTTCATGCAAATCTATGTCGGCATTGAATCCTTTTGAGTTTGTAAGGCTTAAGGAATTATTTTCATGATCAATAGATGCAATTTTCCATTCGGAACCGGCTCTGAGATTTTCTGTTGAAGAATTTAAAAAGACAGACTGTCCTTCCTGATAGCTGTGAGAACTGAATTTGTCAGTCCTGTTGATATTTAACTGCTCTCTGACATTCAGATCAAAGTGCTGCGCATTCAGCGGCAATATTTCATTTCTGATTTGTGAATAGAGAATATCTTTGATCTCGTTCCTGTGGGTGATGAGAAGAGGATATTTGCCTTCCTCGGTGCTTTTGATGTAGTCCTCCGCAGCTTTTTCTATGACTTCACTGAAGGAAGCGTTTTCATATATTTTTGAAGCCGATTTCAGAGAGTCGATTGCATCCTTTATTCCTTCATCATTCAACCCTTCGGCATATTGCTTAACATATTCAACTGCCTGCTGGGCTATTTCTGTCTTCTGGCGCATATTTTCCGTCATAACAGCGTCTGCCCCGAACCGCTCAACGGCATCCTTAAAAATCTGTCCCGCCTGCACTGGCTGAAGCTGTTTTGTATCGCCGATAAAGACGATTTTAACATCAGTCGCTTCGGCTAAGTTAATAATGCTGCTGAACTGTTTGGAGCTTATCATAGACGCTTCATCCACAATCAAAAGGGTGTCTTTTGTTGTGATATGCGCATCAGAGTTGTTCAAAAGGCTGTGAAGAGTATGCGCCTTAATTTTGCCTGACGTTTTGGATTCTATTTCGGCAGCGGCTTTTCCTGTGTAACCTGCGCCTATTATGTTCGTTGATGGTGATTCCTCAAACAGTATGTCAGCGAGCTTTTCCAGAGCATATGTTTTTCCCGTTCCTGCGTCACCCTGAACGAAAATGAATTGTTTGTCCGAAGTGAGAACGCTTTTAATCAGGTCATTTTGACCGCTGGTCAGAGAGCTGTTTTCCTGATATTTATCAATAACGGTTTGACCGGACAGGGGCTGTTGGTGCTGCTGATTTTCCAGCTTGTTCATGATCGTTCTTTCAAGCTCAAGGACTTTCGATGTGGTATATAGTTGGGTTTCAAGACTGATGGATTTTGTGCCTATTCGGGTATTTACAACGCCGACAGGCACAATCACATTTTCAGACTGCATTTTTCTGAATTCTTTGTCAAAGTCATCAATGGTTTTAGTGCCGATATTGAGCTTCAGGTACTCAAGAGCAAGCTGTTCTTTGCTGAAAAGCGATTGGGATTCGGTAACCAATACCGCAGCCTTCTCCAAATCAAAATCCTTAAAGTGCTGCTGCTCCTTCCCATTGGTGTGTTCGATTATCAAGTCTTTGGAAACTCTCGATTCCCAGTTTTTATGGAGTTCCTCGGCTGTTACCTGATGATCTTTTGAATCTCTGCTCGCTAGCCTTGCGATGTCCACCAGCTCTTCATGGGAGGCATTGGGGTATTGCTGCTTCAGCGTTTCAAGATTGTCTGTAAGATATTTAGTAACTTCTTCTGAACGTTTGGAAAACTCCTTTATCCATTCATCTTTGTATCCGGCTATTTCAAATGAACCGTTTTTGCGTTCAATGGAGTAGCCTGCCTCCATAAGATAATGTGCCAGATAGTTCTGATAGACCTGATTAATGTTGTTTTGTTGC is a genomic window of Geovibrio thiophilus containing:
- the mobF gene encoding MobF family relaxase, whose amino-acid sequence is MSLMRPVSVANAINYYYEDDPIFSKDERSNSEWLGRGSKILKLSGEIRKQEFANILHGLHPMSKEELIQRGVNSPHRAGMDFVFSAPKSISIHGIYLQERGVTEAHNKAVKEAVTYMESIVTYRSTEDGQTTYEKSGNIVAAAFHHSTSRANDPQLHTHVVVANMTHTNDGWRAITNESLFLQQNNINQVYQNYLAHYLMEAGYSIERKNGSFEIAGYKDEWIKEFSKRSEEVTKYLTDNLETLKQQYPNASHEELVDIARLASRDSKDHQVTAEELHKNWESRVSKDLIIEHTNGKEQQHFKDFDLEKAAVLVTESQSLFSKEQLALEYLKLNIGTKTIDDFDKEFRKMQSENVIVPVGVVNTRIGTKSISLETQLYTTSKVLELERTIMNKLENQQHQQPLSGQTVIDKYQENSSLTSGQNDLIKSVLTSDKQFIFVQGDAGTGKTYALEKLADILFEESPSTNIIGAGYTGKAAAEIESKTSGKIKAHTLHSLLNNSDAHITTKDTLLIVDEASMISSKQFSSIINLAEATDVKIVFIGDTKQLQPVQAGQIFKDAVERFGADAVMTENMRQKTEIAQQAVEYVKQYAEGLNDEGIKDAIDSLKSASKIYENASFSEVIEKAAEDYIKSTEEGKYPLLITHRNEIKDILYSQIRNEILPLNAQHFDLNVREQLNINRTDKFSSHSYQEGQSVFLNSSTENLRAGSEWKIASIDHENNSLSLTNSKGFNADIDLHEHGQSISAFSEQTKEFAAGDRIVFEKNDHLLGVKNGQTGSIDSFENGILTVTKDSGESISFKPETYNYLDHGYALTVHKAQGQTCDTVQYVTEGNDRMINTEGFYVAMTRAKDDIRIYTDNADKLAERAELHENEHSLHKMLDNDKSQAHENTAQMEI
- a CDS encoding type IV secretion system DNA-binding domain-containing protein encodes the protein MSNGKAYTGFESWKYNLKMSLRMRLFILLALTAVYLGFIGAYILLKYHTEEIKILAKWTASAFWAHFLPKYPFNLVHEGEIFKVTAARYYEIFYEIGIEHINMLKTFAVKSLLVYLGYFPAIWFFKKKANEHSAEDFRRGTEILTPKQLNKLTKKEKCYLKIGEINMPVSAENKHCFIVGRPGTGKTVLTSALIEQIRARGDKAVIYDFKGDYVSRFYDPEKDLLFNPLDSRSVSWNIFADMHTPMDITSMTSSLIPELPHTSQPFFNLAAKDVLNGAFSYLYSTKRKSYAALWEVISKAPEELSEILKNTKGGTAGAIHIADPANKQTGSVMSTLHLYSKIFEYMQDSEKGFSIGDWIKNGSGILFISNYAELKETLRPILTVFIDTIARNLLAQPENTANRLFLMIDEFGTLQKMQKIIELLNLSRSKGGAVFLGIQDIGQIDNIYGKELRSSIINACGTNVIFGVNDPDTADFLSRKIGDREYKTPYSGFTVGSADERNALSLNKQRVKEPLMISSEIMQLPDLKCFVRFPNFSGSVTTLKPKSYMEVQPSFLMRPDLSLDNIFLECREILSELNLKARGGKGVAEIEKF
- a CDS encoding virulence RhuM family protein — encoded protein: MPDKKLIRNSTAEFLIFTGQSGEQSIEARYEDETIWLSQKLMGQLFDVGINTINYHLKEIFESGEISPEATVRKFRIVQTEGSRNVARQVEFYNLDAIISVGYRVNSVRATQFRQWATGVLKEFAIKGYVLDKRRLENGSFLGEDYFERLLEEIREIRLSERRFYQKITDIYATSVDYNKDAPTTKTFFAKVQNKLHYAVHGSTAAELIMNRADSTKEHMGLTTWEKAPDGKIIKSDVSTAKNYLTKDELQSLGRIVNAYLDLAEERARRKIPMTMEDWSKRIDMFLEFDDRAVLQDSGKITAQIAKEHAESEFEKYRIIQDRLFESDFDRMLKRIENKEE
- a CDS encoding restriction endonuclease, whose product is MSVPSYDKIMYPLLKLIEDRQEHTVKELLPELSAYFSLSEADLSIMLPSNKKPLFYDRAQWAKTYLSKAKLIDVTRRGYFRITDRGIKTLKEQKGYISKEYLMKFSEFAEFVSPSKKNDVQEIAEDDTSFTPSEQFQSAYKDLKNTLISDIQEQISKCTPSFFEQLVVDVLLGLGYGGSVEDAGRAIGRSGDEGIDGIIKEDVLGLDEIYIQAKKWEGKVGRPEIQKFAGALLGKKAHKGVFITTSEFSAEAVRYAENLERKVVLIDGRKLAELMVKHNIGVSVKDTYEIKEIDTDYFNENML